One part of the Methanobrevibacter sp. genome encodes these proteins:
- a CDS encoding GNAT family N-acetyltransferase — MNKEKANISLEPLEDDDKEQFIIDNQEAFNYGALEEFGRLYDNFEEDGQIIARDTIEKSIEEGEAYRIMLDNEIVGGAIIKVNGEEGELLILFVSPKAHSKGIGFAAWCEIEKIHPEVRVWETVTPYFEKRNIHFYVNRCGFDIVEFYNKYNPDPNEEDCEHSDDEGMDEEMFRFRKIIKK; from the coding sequence ATGAATAAGGAAAAGGCCAATATTTCACTTGAACCATTGGAGGATGATGATAAAGAGCAATTTATAATTGATAATCAGGAAGCATTCAATTATGGTGCTTTGGAAGAATTTGGACGATTATACGATAACTTTGAAGAAGATGGACAGATCATAGCAAGAGATACCATAGAAAAATCCATAGAGGAAGGGGAAGCATATCGCATAATGCTTGACAATGAAATAGTGGGCGGCGCAATAATTAAAGTGAATGGAGAAGAAGGGGAATTATTGATTCTATTCGTTTCTCCTAAAGCCCACAGCAAAGGAATCGGATTTGCTGCATGGTGTGAAATAGAAAAGATTCATCCGGAAGTTAGGGTTTGGGAAACTGTAACACCTTACTTTGAAAAGCGAAACATACACTTCTATGTAAACAGATGCGGATTCGATATTGTAGAGTTTTACAACAAATACAATCCAGATCCAAACGAAGAGGACTGTGAACATTCAGATGATGAAGGAATGGATGAGGAGATGTTTAGATTCAGAAAGATAATAAAAAAATGA
- a CDS encoding AMP-binding protein, with the protein MSELFTELPIGKFFENMVEKQPDHEFIVYPDRNLRFTYKEFDERVDNLAKGMLSIGIEPGDRVGIWAKNVPEWLTFMFACAKIGAAIVTVNTAYQSHELEYVLGQSEMKAIGMTDGFRDTSYFDIIHELVPEMLTSARGNLNSEKFPYLKYIIHVGQEKHRGMFNTNELLLLGMNYDEEEYQKIKDAVTQNDVINMQYTSGTEGFPKGVMLTSRNILNDGYYIGENMNYTPNDRLLLQVPLFHCFGTVLGVMAVITHGSTMVVLEEYDPLLAISSIQKEKCTSVYGVPTMFIGMMNHPMFEMFDMSSLRTGIMAGSTCPVETMKDAINKMNMTEITSVYGLTEAGPGFTQTNAADSFEKKINTVGRKFPNIEVKIVDPETGEELGPGETGEIMCRGFNVMKGYYNMPEKTAETIEPDGWLHSGDLATVDEEGYYSIVGRIKDMIIRGGENIYPREIEEYLFTHECVQDVQVAGIPDEKYGELVGAFIIREPGFEDVTEADIRDFCIGKIARYKVPKYVFFVDEFPLTTSGKIQKYKLGEIGLKLLDERRARGEL; encoded by the coding sequence ATGAGTGAACTATTTACTGAACTTCCTATTGGTAAATTCTTCGAAAATATGGTTGAAAAGCAACCTGATCATGAATTTATCGTTTATCCCGACAGAAACCTAAGATTTACATATAAGGAGTTCGATGAAAGGGTAGACAATTTAGCTAAAGGAATGCTATCAATTGGAATCGAACCTGGAGACCGTGTGGGAATCTGGGCTAAAAACGTGCCGGAATGGCTTACATTTATGTTTGCATGCGCCAAAATCGGTGCAGCTATTGTAACCGTCAACACAGCTTACCAATCCCATGAACTGGAATATGTATTAGGCCAATCCGAAATGAAGGCAATCGGAATGACCGACGGATTCAGGGACACAAGCTACTTTGACATCATCCACGAACTTGTGCCGGAAATGCTTACAAGCGCAAGAGGCAATTTGAACAGCGAAAAGTTCCCTTACTTGAAGTACATAATCCATGTGGGACAGGAAAAGCACAGGGGAATGTTCAACACAAACGAATTATTGCTCCTTGGAATGAACTATGATGAAGAGGAATATCAAAAGATTAAGGATGCAGTCACACAAAATGACGTAATCAATATGCAATATACAAGCGGTACCGAAGGATTCCCTAAGGGAGTAATGCTTACCAGCCGTAACATTCTAAATGACGGATATTACATTGGAGAGAACATGAACTATACTCCTAATGACAGACTTCTATTACAAGTGCCATTATTCCACTGTTTCGGAACTGTACTCGGCGTAATGGCAGTAATCACCCATGGATCCACCATGGTTGTGCTTGAGGAATATGACCCTCTTCTTGCAATTTCATCAATTCAAAAGGAAAAATGTACCTCCGTTTATGGAGTGCCTACAATGTTCATAGGCATGATGAACCATCCTATGTTTGAGATGTTTGACATGTCATCACTTAGAACAGGTATCATGGCAGGTTCCACCTGTCCCGTTGAGACAATGAAGGATGCAATCAATAAGATGAACATGACCGAGATTACCAGCGTATACGGACTTACAGAAGCGGGACCTGGATTTACACAAACCAATGCCGCTGATTCATTTGAGAAAAAGATCAATACCGTGGGAAGAAAGTTCCCTAACATTGAAGTGAAGATTGTAGATCCTGAAACCGGCGAAGAGCTTGGACCTGGAGAAACCGGAGAGATCATGTGCAGAGGATTCAACGTGATGAAAGGATACTACAACATGCCTGAAAAGACCGCTGAAACCATCGAACCTGACGGATGGCTACACTCCGGTGACTTGGCAACCGTTGATGAAGAGGGATACTACTCCATTGTAGGACGTATCAAGGACATGATCATCCGTGGTGGAGAGAACATCTATCCAAGGGAAATCGAAGAATATCTTTTCACCCACGAATGCGTGCAGGATGTTCAGGTGGCAGGTATTCCTGATGAAAAGTACGGTGAATTGGTAGGAGCATTCATCATCAGAGAGCCTGGATTCGAAGATGTTACCGAAGCTGACATCAGAGACTTCTGCATCGGTAAGATTGCAAGATACAAAGTTCCTAAATATGTATTCTTTGTAGACGAGTTCCCACTTACCACAAGCGGTAAGATCCAGAAATACAAATTGGGAGAAATCGGATTGAAGCTTCTCGATGAGAGAAGGGCAAGAGGAGAATTATAA